The following coding sequences are from one Paenibacillus stellifer window:
- a CDS encoding LLM class flavin-dependent oxidoreductase: protein MKQLHDVPVSVLDLAPIVEGATAADSLKNTLDLAQHAERWGYNRFWLAEHHNMPGIASSATSVVIGHVAAGTERIRVGSGGIMLPNHAPLMVAEQFGTLESLFPGRIDLGLGRAPGSDQPASRAIRRGFGSDGSDFPEQLAELRAYFDPEGADRRPRGVQAVPGEGLNIPIWLLGSSGFSAQLAARLGLPFAFASHFAPDYLLPALHLYRTGFRSSETLEKPYAMVGLNVVAADTDEEAQRLATSGQQQALSLVRGRPGKLKPPVDSMDELWNPMEKSLVLGRQQYAVVGSPDTVRDRLQQLLEETDADEWIVTSQIYDHNARLRSYEILSKVLVV, encoded by the coding sequence ATGAAACAGCTTCATGATGTACCCGTCTCCGTGCTGGACCTCGCTCCCATTGTGGAAGGCGCCACCGCTGCCGATTCGCTGAAGAACACGCTGGATCTCGCACAGCATGCCGAGCGCTGGGGATATAACCGCTTCTGGCTTGCCGAGCATCACAACATGCCCGGCATCGCAAGCTCGGCCACCTCGGTCGTGATCGGCCATGTGGCCGCAGGCACGGAGCGCATCCGGGTCGGCTCGGGCGGCATTATGCTGCCCAACCATGCGCCGCTGATGGTGGCGGAGCAGTTCGGCACGCTGGAGTCGCTGTTTCCCGGCCGGATCGATCTCGGCCTCGGCCGCGCGCCCGGCTCCGACCAGCCCGCCTCGCGGGCAATCCGCCGGGGCTTCGGAAGCGACGGCAGCGACTTCCCCGAGCAGCTCGCGGAGCTTCGGGCTTACTTCGACCCCGAGGGAGCGGACCGTCGTCCCCGGGGCGTACAGGCCGTTCCGGGCGAAGGGCTGAACATTCCCATCTGGCTGCTTGGCTCAAGCGGCTTCAGCGCCCAGCTTGCCGCCCGGCTCGGCCTGCCGTTCGCCTTCGCCAGCCATTTCGCGCCGGATTATCTGCTTCCGGCCCTGCACCTGTACCGCACAGGCTTCCGGTCGTCGGAGACGCTTGAGAAGCCGTATGCCATGGTCGGACTGAACGTTGTAGCCGCCGATACCGACGAGGAGGCACAGCGGCTCGCTACCTCCGGACAGCAGCAGGCGCTTAGTCTTGTGCGCGGCCGTCCGGGGAAGCTGAAGCCGCCGGTAGACAGCATGGACGAGCTCTGGAATCCGATGGAGAAATCTCTCGTCCTCGGCCGGCAGCAGTACGCTGTCGTCGGCAGTCCGGATACCGTGCGGGATCGGCTGCAGCAGTTGCTGGAGGAGACGGACGCGGACGAGTGGATCGTGACCTCGCAAATCTACGATCATAACGCACGGCTCCGCTCCTATGAAATTTTATCCAAGGTGCTGGTTGTCTGA
- a CDS encoding LacI family DNA-binding transcriptional regulator, which translates to MPTIKDVALRAGVSVTTVSRVLNNRGYLSEELKKKVYHAMDELHYRPNELARSLSRSKSNLIGLIVPNAANPFFGELISHIEEYAYNQGYRLLLCNSLLDRKKEAEYIDMLRSSRVDGIILGSHTLEVEDYRHIHLPVVTFDRQISDDIPYISSDNYRGGELATTLLADKGCRKIAHIGGHPHPDLLALKRLDAFKAVAMKRGIAHIEIHTDVDVFHYPQYGPLTARLLEEHPDIDGIFASSDMIAAYALKVCREHGRKIPGDIRIVGYDGVKLTDLFSPSLTTVAQPIPDMARRAVDLIIRQMQGGQVEMEHVFPVELVEGGTA; encoded by the coding sequence ATGCCTACGATCAAAGACGTCGCCTTACGGGCCGGCGTATCCGTTACTACTGTATCCCGCGTGCTGAACAACCGCGGCTATTTAAGCGAGGAGCTCAAGAAGAAGGTCTACCACGCCATGGACGAGCTCCATTACCGGCCCAACGAGCTGGCCCGTTCGCTCAGCCGCTCCAAATCGAACCTCATTGGACTGATCGTTCCGAATGCGGCCAACCCGTTCTTCGGCGAACTGATCAGCCATATTGAAGAGTATGCCTACAACCAGGGTTATCGGCTGCTGCTGTGCAACTCCCTTCTGGACCGCAAGAAAGAAGCGGAATACATCGACATGCTCCGCTCCAGTCGCGTGGACGGCATCATTCTGGGCAGCCATACGCTGGAGGTCGAGGATTACCGTCATATCCACCTGCCTGTCGTAACGTTCGACCGGCAGATATCGGACGATATCCCTTATATCAGCTCCGACAATTACCGGGGCGGAGAGCTGGCGACAACGCTCCTCGCGGACAAGGGATGCCGCAAAATCGCCCATATCGGCGGGCACCCCCATCCCGATCTGCTGGCACTAAAGCGCCTGGACGCCTTCAAGGCGGTTGCGATGAAGAGGGGAATTGCGCATATCGAAATCCATACGGATGTCGATGTGTTTCATTATCCGCAGTATGGGCCCTTAACCGCCCGCCTGCTGGAGGAGCATCCCGATATTGACGGCATCTTTGCCAGCAGCGACATGATCGCAGCCTATGCACTCAAGGTGTGCCGGGAGCATGGACGCAAAATTCCGGGCGACATTAGAATTGTCGGATACGACGGCGTGAAGCTGACGGATCTGTTCTCGCCTTCCCTGACAACCGTGGCGCAGCCGATTCCGGATATGGCACGCCGCGCCGTGGATCTCATCATCCGGCAAATGCAGGGCGGCCAGGTGGAGATGGAGCATGTGTTTCCGGTTGAGCTGGTGGAAGGCGGCACGGCGTAA